The following proteins are encoded in a genomic region of Lutra lutra chromosome 16, mLutLut1.2, whole genome shotgun sequence:
- the LOC125088164 gene encoding asialoglycoprotein receptor 1-like isoform X2, whose translation MTNDYQDLQHLDSEDNDHQLRQVSRPPQPLFRRFCSGPCLLLLSLGLGLLLLVVVCVIGSQNSKLRGELQALRETFSNFTATTEVEVKALSSQGGNVGRKMKSLESQLEKQQQDLSEDHSGLLFHVKQFVSDLRSLSCQMAVLQGNGSARTCCPVNWLEYEGSCYWFSRSGKPWPDADRYCQLESAHLVVVNSREEQKFVQHHMGPVNTWMGLTDQSGLWKWVDGTDYETGFKNWRPEQPDDWYGHGLGGGEDCAHFTDDGRWNDDVCQRPYRWVCETPLEPAS comes from the exons ATGACAAATGACTATCAAGATCTTCAGCATCTGGACAGCGAGGACAATGACCATCAGCTCCGACAAG TGTCACGGCCCCCGCAGCCGCTGTTCCGGAGGTTCTGCTCGggaccctgcctcctcctgctctccctgggcCTCGGTCTCCTGCTGCTGGTGGTCGTCTGTGTCATCGGATCCCAGA ACTCCAAGCTGCGGGGGGAGCTGCAGGCCCTGAGAGAGACTTTCAGCAACTTCACGGCGACCACGGAGGTCGAGGTCAAGGCCTTGAGCAGCCAGG GAGGAAATGTGGGCAGGAAGATGAAGTCGCTCGAGTCccagctggagaagcagcagcaggatcTGAGCGAAG ATCACTCGGGCCTCCTGTTCCACGTGAAGCAGTTCGTGTCGGACCTGCGCAGCCTGAGCTGTCAGATGGCTGTCCTGCAGGGCAACG gctCGGCGAGGACCTGCTGCCCCGTCAACTGGCTGGAGTACGAGGGCAGCTGCTACTGGTTCTCCCGCTCCGGGAAGCCCTGGCCGGACGCGGACCGGTACTGCCAGCTGGAGAGCGCGCACTTGGTGGTAGTCAACTCCCGGGAGGAGCAG aaGTTTGTCCAGCACCACATGGGGCCCGTGAACACCTGGATGGGCCTCACGGACCAGAGCGGGCTCTGGAAGTGGGTGGACGGGACGGACTACGAGACGGGCTTCAA GAACTGGAGGCCGGAGCAGCCGGACGACTGGTACGGGCACGGGCTCGGAGGAGGCGAGGACTGCGCGCACTTCACCGACGACGGCCGCTGGAACGACGACGTGTGCCAGAGGCCCTACCGCTGGGTGTGCGAGACGCCGCTCGAGCCGGCCAGCTAG
- the LOC125088164 gene encoding collagen alpha-1(I) chain-like isoform X1 — MTIKIFSIWTARTMTISSDKECRGPWDHWVQGLDFCEEAVGPSTQGGVTAPAAAVPEVLLGTLPPPALPGPRSPAAGGRLCHRIPELQAAGGAAGPERDFQQLHGDHGGRGQGLEQPGRKCGQEDEVARVPAGEAAAGSERRSLGPPVPREAVRVGPAQPELSDGCPAGQRLGEDLLPRQLAGVRGQLLLVLPLREALAGRGPVLPAGERALGGSQLPGGAEVCPAPHGAREHLDGPHGPERALEVGGRDGLRDGLQELEAGAAGRLVRARARRRRGLRALHRRRPLERRRVPEALPLGVRDAARAGQLGDAPPLIYFLDASAGRVNLPCPGPPPPPGGGGRSRVAKEGERRLPRSIQSPLEGRGDGNPVTSGSLLGMANLF, encoded by the exons ATGACTATCAAGATCTTCAGCATCTGGACAGCGAGGACAATGACCATCAGCTCCGACAAG GAGTGCCGGGGTCCCTGGGACCATTGGGTCCAGGGATTAGACTTCTGTGAGGAGGCTGTGGGACCAAGTACCCAAGGAGG TGTCACGGCCCCCGCAGCCGCTGTTCCGGAGGTTCTGCTCGggaccctgcctcctcctgctctccctgggcCTCGGTCTCCTGCTGCTGGTGGTCGTCTGTGTCATCGGATCCCAGA ACTCCAAGCTGCGGGGGGAGCTGCAGGCCCTGAGAGAGACTTTCAGCAACTTCACGGCGACCACGGAGGTCGAGGTCAAGGCCTTGAGCAGCCAGG GAGGAAATGTGGGCAGGAAGATGAAGTCGCTCGAGTCccagctggagaagcagcagcaggatcTGAGCGAAG ATCACTCGGGCCTCCTGTTCCACGTGAAGCAGTTCGTGTCGGACCTGCGCAGCCTGAGCTGTCAGATGGCTGTCCTGCAGGGCAACG gctCGGCGAGGACCTGCTGCCCCGTCAACTGGCTGGAGTACGAGGGCAGCTGCTACTGGTTCTCCCGCTCCGGGAAGCCCTGGCCGGACGCGGACCGGTACTGCCAGCTGGAGAGCGCGCACTTGGTGGTAGTCAACTCCCGGGAGGAGCAG aaGTTTGTCCAGCACCACATGGGGCCCGTGAACACCTGGATGGGCCTCACGGACCAGAGCGGGCTCTGGAAGTGGGTGGACGGGACGGACTACGAGACGGGCTTCAA GAACTGGAGGCCGGAGCAGCCGGACGACTGGTACGGGCACGGGCTCGGAGGAGGCGAGGACTGCGCGCACTTCACCGACGACGGCCGCTGGAACGACGACGTGTGCCAGAGGCCCTACCGCTGGGTGTGCGAGACGCCGCTCGAGCCGGCCAGCTAGGAGACGCCCCTCCCCTAATTTATTTCCTCGATGCCTCTGCCGGCCGCGTGAACCTCCCGTGCCCGGGTCCTCCTCCACCGCCTGGTGGTGGGGGGCGATCTAGGGTtgcaaaggaaggggaaaggcgACTTCCGAGGAGCATACAGTCACctttggaggggcggggagatGGAAACCCTGTTACCAGCGGCAGCCTGCTGGGTATGGCCAACCTTTTTTAg